From the Lathyrus oleraceus cultivar Zhongwan6 chromosome 4, CAAS_Psat_ZW6_1.0, whole genome shotgun sequence genome, one window contains:
- the LOC127135310 gene encoding uncharacterized protein LOC127135310: protein MMRLEKMVNESDIMQGAIRTIDFDEGVFGAAHFEIIAKEDMQQLFEHDELGIAVIHTYIWYMYVTLLRGTELCNRFNFIAASRINATLITKNPTSVKNDLVDRFMAAGDKTTPSLYFLPFNSGNGGHWVLVAMDLSRLIVYYLDSLSGDWSKYPSMKKTVDA from the exons atgatgcgtcttgagaaaatggtgaatgagtccgatattatgcaaggggccattcgtactatagattttgatgaaggtgttttcggagctgctcatttcgaaataattgcaaaggaggacatgcaacaactttttgaacacgacgaattgggcatcgctgtcattcatacatacatatg gtatatgtatgtaacattgctgcggggaactgaattgtgtaaccgtttcaattttattgctgcttcccgtatcaacgcaacgttaataacgaaaaatccaacatccgtaaagaatgatctagtcgatagattcatggcggccggcgataagactacacccagtttgtattttttaccgtttaattctggcaacgg tggtcactgggtgttggttgctatggatctttcgagactaatagtgtattatctcgattcgttatcgggtgattggagtaaatatccgagtatgaagaagacggttgacgcgtaa